From a region of the Novipirellula aureliae genome:
- a CDS encoding class I adenylate-forming enzyme family protein — MLLRKPAASELSAEPILSAAENYSGEMHAIDTGVRVDAVEFARGRVALGRLLAKRGIGYGDRVVMAVANGPLFAAALCAVLARGASPLILHAKTPAAEMRRYAERYAARMVFGDGSSETEYRETGLEPYLVEAADWARLLCANVKIVDESAGNVSLVLPGVPLHPTSGTTGQPKVALRPGRPAIAEAAHYIETTGIQASDTILVAAPQSHAYCYGMGTMVPLLCGASIITMRGFEAGLVQSALRDTNVTVVPAVPAMLGSLMFGTRGDLFARVNTVFSAGAPLNEKTAKAFANKFGIAVRPLYGTTETGGIAISLPGSQAVAGICVGPAMKDVEVDVRDDGQGLAPGLGMTYVRSESMMTGYLDENGLDQSFVVDGWFKTGDIANQDTEGRIYLHGRQSEVINVAGMKVIPSEVENVLLRISGVIEAKVYSREHRTGSQSVQAAVVAHGVDDADVRAHCEKNLVYYKRPSMISFVEALPRNATGKIDMAALSNL; from the coding sequence ATGCTGCTGCGAAAACCTGCTGCAAGTGAACTGAGTGCCGAACCGATTCTGTCGGCCGCTGAGAACTACTCGGGCGAAATGCACGCGATTGACACGGGAGTGCGTGTTGATGCGGTCGAGTTCGCCAGGGGTCGAGTTGCGTTGGGACGACTGCTAGCCAAACGTGGAATCGGTTACGGCGATCGGGTGGTGATGGCAGTGGCCAATGGTCCCCTATTTGCCGCCGCGCTCTGCGCGGTTCTGGCTCGTGGCGCATCACCGCTCATTTTACATGCGAAAACTCCTGCGGCAGAGATGCGTCGCTATGCCGAGCGATATGCGGCAAGAATGGTTTTTGGTGACGGCAGCAGCGAAACGGAGTATCGCGAAACGGGGCTGGAACCCTATCTAGTCGAAGCAGCGGATTGGGCCCGGTTGCTTTGCGCGAACGTGAAAATCGTCGATGAGTCGGCTGGCAATGTCTCTCTGGTTTTGCCTGGTGTGCCCCTTCACCCGACTTCGGGGACAACCGGACAACCCAAAGTAGCCCTGAGGCCCGGCCGACCTGCGATCGCGGAAGCAGCTCATTACATCGAAACCACAGGGATTCAAGCAAGCGATACGATTCTGGTCGCGGCTCCCCAGAGTCACGCTTATTGCTATGGGATGGGAACGATGGTGCCACTATTATGTGGAGCTTCAATCATTACGATGCGAGGATTTGAAGCGGGCTTGGTTCAATCGGCACTTCGTGACACCAACGTCACGGTCGTGCCAGCGGTCCCAGCCATGTTGGGTTCGTTGATGTTTGGAACCAGGGGCGATTTGTTTGCACGCGTCAACACCGTCTTTAGCGCCGGTGCGCCGCTCAACGAAAAAACGGCAAAGGCCTTCGCGAATAAGTTTGGTATTGCGGTTCGTCCGCTCTACGGAACGACCGAAACGGGCGGTATTGCGATCAGTCTACCCGGTTCCCAAGCGGTGGCAGGAATTTGCGTTGGTCCTGCGATGAAGGATGTCGAAGTCGATGTTCGCGACGATGGACAAGGTCTGGCACCAGGGCTTGGCATGACCTACGTCCGCAGTGAATCAATGATGACCGGCTATCTCGACGAGAACGGGCTGGATCAATCATTCGTGGTCGATGGCTGGTTCAAGACAGGTGATATTGCAAACCAGGATACCGAGGGCCGAATCTATCTACACGGCCGACAATCTGAAGTGATCAATGTTGCGGGAATGAAGGTAATCCCGAGTGAAGTCGAAAATGTGCTGCTTCGTATCTCGGGTGTGATTGAGGCAAAAGTCTATTCACGTGAGCATCGAACGGGATCCCAATCGGTACAAGCAGCAGTTGTTGCTCATGGGGTTGACGACGCGGATGTTCGGGCTCATTGCGAGAAGAACTTGGTGTACTACAAGCGTCCAAGTATGATTTCATTTGTCGAAGCGTTACCGCGCAACGCCACTGGCAAGATTGACATGGCCGCGTTGTCCAATCTGTAG
- a CDS encoding SDR family oxidoreductase → MNRYFLITGASGLLGSFLMRDCLRQGLPIAVLVRKSRIESAKGRVESILAGWESRLGCILPRPIVLEGDICQKDLGLSDSAQQWVGKNCHSLVHSAASLSFELDEETNEPWRSNLEGTRNALEFARKVGIRKFHQVSTAYVCGLRTGKILESDVDVGQSLGNPYEESKLAAEKLVRTWEGIDTLTVHRPAIIVGDSQTGYTTTYHGFYTPLKVVHMLVGKVPASEMNVLFLLQALGLTGEERKNFVPVDWVSSVMTHILADESLHGRTYHLTPSNRVSINEMTAVLSDAIQKLSIPALEKASPDLLDSEGFEDIFRTQMETYQSYWRDDPEFGTANTLAAAPEIPCPVIDGEVMWRLAKFAVENNFGWPISRPVPAPLDVGTQLLQRARSDRPLINGYAMESPFCAVLEVSGPGGGEWTLQRQGPHLAELFDGRADESLPHAYLSSHTFRRLASGETKAADALRVGNLVVQGAGNSLDTVLDFVDHVAQQLPKSNPS, encoded by the coding sequence GTGAATCGATATTTCTTAATCACCGGCGCCAGCGGATTGTTGGGCAGTTTTTTGATGCGGGATTGCCTGCGTCAGGGCTTACCCATCGCCGTCTTGGTTCGCAAAAGCCGAATCGAAAGCGCAAAAGGGCGAGTCGAGAGTATTCTTGCTGGCTGGGAGTCACGGCTAGGTTGCATTCTACCTCGTCCCATCGTGCTCGAGGGCGACATTTGCCAAAAGGACTTGGGATTGAGTGATTCAGCACAGCAATGGGTTGGTAAGAACTGTCACAGTTTGGTTCACAGTGCTGCGAGTCTTTCCTTTGAATTGGATGAAGAGACGAACGAGCCGTGGCGTTCGAATCTAGAGGGTACTCGAAACGCACTTGAGTTTGCTCGCAAGGTCGGTATCCGCAAGTTTCATCAAGTATCAACCGCCTACGTCTGTGGTCTGCGGACAGGCAAGATACTCGAATCCGATGTCGACGTTGGCCAATCGCTTGGGAACCCCTACGAAGAAAGCAAGCTTGCAGCGGAAAAGCTTGTCCGCACTTGGGAAGGGATCGATACGCTAACGGTTCACCGCCCAGCAATCATTGTCGGTGATTCACAAACGGGATACACAACGACCTATCATGGTTTCTATACACCGCTGAAGGTCGTTCACATGTTGGTCGGGAAGGTACCCGCATCCGAGATGAACGTTTTGTTCCTACTGCAAGCGTTGGGATTGACTGGCGAGGAGCGTAAGAACTTCGTACCGGTCGACTGGGTGTCATCGGTGATGACGCACATTTTGGCGGACGAGTCGTTGCACGGCCGAACCTATCATTTGACGCCAAGTAATCGCGTCTCGATCAACGAGATGACCGCAGTGTTGAGTGATGCGATCCAAAAACTCTCGATTCCTGCGTTAGAAAAAGCGAGTCCCGATTTGCTCGACAGCGAAGGGTTCGAAGATATTTTTCGGACGCAAATGGAGACCTACCAATCGTACTGGCGAGACGACCCTGAATTCGGCACAGCGAACACATTGGCGGCGGCCCCGGAGATTCCGTGTCCCGTCATCGATGGCGAAGTCATGTGGCGTTTGGCTAAATTTGCTGTCGAGAACAATTTTGGCTGGCCCATTTCCCGACCGGTGCCGGCACCTCTGGATGTTGGTACTCAGTTGCTGCAACGTGCGCGATCCGATCGCCCACTGATCAACGGCTACGCGATGGAGTCTCCTTTTTGCGCGGTACTGGAGGTCTCGGGTCCGGGCGGAGGCGAATGGACGTTACAGCGACAGGGTCCTCATTTGGCAGAATTGTTCGACGGTCGAGCGGACGAATCACTGCCACACGCGTACCTAAGTTCGCACACTTTCCGGCGATTAGCGTCGGGGGAAACCAAAGCGGCCGACGCGTTGCGAGTCGGCAATTTGGTCGTCCAAGGTGCCGGAAATTCGCTCGACACCGTCTTAGATTTTGTCGACCACGTCGCTCAACAATTGCCCAAATCCAATCCATCTTGA
- a CDS encoding enoyl-CoA hydratase/isomerase family protein: MKFTPKPFLDVCLQCDTAWISLNRPPNNAINPAIAHSLKTMLSDIVRDQRIDSIVLSGSGKCFAAGADLAFFARQADAEDFHRIEQFSAQLHALCNFIAASPKPIIAVAGGNTLGAGLELALACHRIIVNRTTTLGLPETGLGICPGSGGTQRLPRRIDPGLAKWMIYNGAMLSGKVAEKLGVADHCLVEGDFDLGIVNQVANVILQNRKRPAPPQEYQVLAQVFSQFSVAELLQLASQESMPSPWDGRTRRAVKSLLKRPRCALLLAERLIEEGSQLPLNEALKLEIAAQREMFENADAREGLKAALASQNPIS; the protein is encoded by the coding sequence ATGAAATTCACGCCTAAACCGTTCCTGGACGTCTGTCTCCAATGCGATACTGCTTGGATTTCTCTCAATCGCCCACCAAACAACGCGATCAATCCGGCCATTGCCCATTCATTAAAGACAATGTTGAGCGACATTGTTCGTGATCAGCGAATCGATTCTATTGTGCTATCGGGATCAGGAAAGTGCTTTGCAGCGGGTGCCGATCTCGCATTCTTTGCCAGGCAGGCCGATGCGGAAGACTTCCATCGCATCGAGCAATTCTCTGCACAATTGCACGCACTATGCAATTTCATTGCTGCCTCGCCCAAACCGATCATTGCTGTGGCCGGCGGTAACACACTTGGCGCGGGACTCGAATTGGCACTGGCATGCCACCGGATCATCGTCAATCGAACGACAACATTGGGGTTACCCGAAACCGGGCTCGGGATTTGCCCTGGTAGCGGCGGTACCCAACGGTTACCTCGTCGGATCGACCCCGGACTTGCAAAATGGATGATTTACAATGGAGCCATGTTGTCCGGAAAGGTTGCCGAGAAGTTGGGGGTTGCCGATCATTGCTTGGTGGAGGGTGACTTTGACCTTGGTATTGTGAATCAGGTCGCCAACGTCATTCTACAAAATCGCAAGCGCCCCGCGCCTCCGCAGGAATATCAAGTACTTGCTCAAGTTTTTTCGCAGTTCAGTGTTGCCGAGTTACTTCAACTTGCGTCCCAAGAGTCGATGCCATCTCCATGGGATGGACGTACGCGCCGGGCGGTGAAATCGTTGCTGAAACGTCCACGATGTGCGTTACTGCTAGCCGAGCGATTGATCGAAGAGGGGAGTCAATTGCCATTGAACGAGGCGTTGAAATTAGAGATTGCTGCTCAAAGAGAAATGTTTGAAAACGCGGACGCCCGTGAAGGACTGAAGGCGGCGTTAGCGTCCCAAAATCCCATTTCGTAA
- a CDS encoding MBL fold metallo-hydrolase gives MRIGNWQLDLISGGRFRIDGGVLFGIVPRTVWQNVAPPVDSLHRTMVDTHCIVARDGQNVVLIDTGYGGKYSPLDRKVNDLEPREPIVEGIASLGIKPEEVTHVLFSHLHFDHAGGATRWTTDRQIVPTFPNARHWVHQWEWEDAMGQASEIRAAYPIQNIGPLAEAGLVDVFQHDGELLPGLTARLSGGHTRGHTCFYFEDAESSVLFIGDICPSAAHVRPQWHTAYELYPLQTRSVKPKILADAVERRTWVVWNHDIEIPVSRVGRGPKQEFTIYDTATGL, from the coding sequence ATGCGAATCGGAAACTGGCAACTTGACCTGATTAGTGGTGGTCGGTTTCGAATCGATGGCGGAGTCCTATTCGGGATCGTACCTCGGACGGTTTGGCAGAACGTTGCACCACCGGTGGACTCGCTGCATCGCACCATGGTCGACACCCATTGCATCGTCGCACGCGACGGTCAAAACGTCGTCTTGATCGACACCGGCTACGGAGGGAAATACTCGCCGCTGGATCGCAAAGTCAATGATTTGGAGCCACGCGAGCCAATCGTCGAAGGAATCGCAAGTCTCGGTATCAAGCCCGAGGAGGTGACCCATGTATTGTTTAGCCATCTGCATTTTGACCACGCTGGGGGGGCGACCCGATGGACGACCGATCGCCAGATCGTGCCGACGTTCCCAAACGCACGGCATTGGGTCCACCAGTGGGAATGGGAAGACGCGATGGGGCAAGCCAGCGAGATTCGAGCTGCCTATCCGATTCAAAACATTGGCCCGTTGGCCGAAGCGGGTTTAGTCGACGTCTTTCAGCACGACGGTGAATTGTTGCCAGGCTTAACCGCCCGACTCAGTGGCGGGCACACTCGCGGTCACACTTGCTTCTACTTTGAAGACGCGGAATCCTCGGTGCTGTTCATTGGAGACATCTGTCCTTCCGCCGCTCATGTTCGGCCCCAGTGGCACACAGCCTACGAGTTGTATCCGCTTCAAACCCGATCGGTGAAACCAAAAATTCTTGCCGATGCCGTCGAGCGGAGAACTTGGGTCGTTTGGAACCATGACATCGAGATTCCGGTTAGCCGAGTTGGTCGAGGACCCAAACAGGAATTCACGATTTATGATACAGCGACAGGGTTGTGA